From the genome of Fimbriimonadia bacterium:
CGACGTAGTTCACACTCACCTCACTCGCGCCACCTACCTCGGATGGTTGTTTTCAGCTCTTTCCGGTGTGCCCCAGGTAGCGACGGCACATGTGTTCACCCGCGACCCGGTGTACCGGCTCGTGGCTCGGCGTGGCTCCCGCATCATCGCCGTGTCGGCGGCCGTGCGGGACAGTCTCATCACCACCGGCGTCCGAGCGGATGCCATTGACCTCGTCCACAACGGTACCGAGTTCTTGGCCGACAGCGAAACGACCGGAGACGTGCGGTCAGAGTTCGGGATCCCACCGGATGCACGGATCATAGGGCTGGTGGGCAGGATTGCGCGCGAAAAAGGCCACCTGGTCGCTCTCGATGCCGCTAGGAAAGTGATACAGTCCGAAGGCAGGGCACGTTTCCTATTCGTTGGGCGCATCGAGCCGAACTTCCGTGAGGAGTTCGAGACATCCGTCGCTCGCCACGGACTTGGTGGCCATGTGGTGGTAACGGGCGACCGCAACGACGTCGCACGACTGATGGACGCCATGGAGATCGTGTTGCTTCCTTCGGAGAAGGAGACCTTTGGAATGGTCGCCATAGAGGCTATGGCGAGGGGCCGGCCGGTCATAGCGACGCGAACCGGCGGCCTCGAGGAAGTGGTAGTAGACAAGGAGACTGGCTTGCTCATCGAGCAGGACAGCGAGAGGCTGGCCGATGCTATCCGCCTGTTGCTTTCGGACGACGCGCAACGCATCCGAATGGGTGATCGTGGCAGGCAACGAGTGCGCGAGAACTTTACGCATACGCGAATGGTAGAGAGAATAGAGGCGGTCTACGCCCGTGCAATCGGACGTTCGAGTGCAGGCGGCAAGCCGAACGGCTCGGGCTAGCCGAAGGAATCCTGCTTCGCAACGCTAGGGATACACTCTCGGACGCTGCGCACGAGACTCGGAGGGAGGAAGAATGAGCAACGGATCGCAGAAGAGAGGTTTGGAGGCGCTTCGCGAGTTCGGGGCGCTGGTTCTGCGGCTGGCACTGGCCGCGATCTTCATCTACGCCGGCGGTTACAAGGTGGGTCTCTTCGGGGGCCAGCCAATCGCTCAGACGATTGAATACTTCGGCTCGATGGGCATTCCGCCGGTGCTCGGCTACCTGGCCATTCTGGCAGAGCTCGGCGGAGGAATCGGTCTAGTGCTGGGGTTCTTGATGCGGCTCTGTGGCCTCGGCATCGTCGTGGTAATGATTGTTGCGATCGCGATGGTGCACTGGCAGCACGGCTTCTCCCTGAAAGACAACGGGTTCGAGTACAACCTCGCGCTCGCGGCCATGGGCCTCTACTTCGTGTGCGCCGGTGGGGGTCCGGTCTCGCTGGACAATGCCATCTGGGGCAAGCGAAAGAAAGGCTGACGCGGAGCCGCCTTCGCGCGTCTGACTCCTTGGAGCAGCAGATCGCTCCAAGGTTGGGAGGCGAGAGAAATGAAGTGCAGACAGATTGCCCCGGTCCTTCGCAAGGCGATGTGGATCGGTGGGGGCCTTCTGCTCGTGACGGTTATGGGCCTCGTTCCTGGGGCTCCTGCGCAAGTAGGTGCGGCGCTCGCCGTTTTCGTGCAGAGTGACTCGAAGGCGCCGGCCGAGAAGGGCGCGGAGACCAAGAGCCCGCCACCGGCGAGATTCAG
Proteins encoded in this window:
- a CDS encoding DoxX family protein, with protein sequence MSNGSQKRGLEALREFGALVLRLALAAIFIYAGGYKVGLFGGQPIAQTIEYFGSMGIPPVLGYLAILAELGGGIGLVLGFLMRLCGLGIVVVMIVAIAMVHWQHGFSLKDNGFEYNLALAAMGLYFVCAGGGPVSLDNAIWGKRKKG
- a CDS encoding glycosyltransferase family 4 protein gives rise to the protein MSDRPLRVLQIVSSTKNSGGERHVQLLARMLHEAGHRVTVACPSTGWLERDGFTVLPLKMRGMGFVAGLRTLLRDSARDRYDVVHTHLTRATYLGWLFSALSGVPQVATAHVFTRDPVYRLVARRGSRIIAVSAAVRDSLITTGVRADAIDLVHNGTEFLADSETTGDVRSEFGIPPDARIIGLVGRIAREKGHLVALDAARKVIQSEGRARFLFVGRIEPNFREEFETSVARHGLGGHVVVTGDRNDVARLMDAMEIVLLPSEKETFGMVAIEAMARGRPVIATRTGGLEEVVVDKETGLLIEQDSERLADAIRLLLSDDAQRIRMGDRGRQRVRENFTHTRMVERIEAVYARAIGRSSAGGKPNGSG